The nucleotide window GCACATGTGATGTTCAGTGTGGGATTGGGTGTGATGGTTGTTATCTGTGCGTCTATTTCCGATGCTCAGTCTGACCTCTATGGTAAACTTGTCTGAAGTGGACTATAAACACTGAGAGCTGATCAATGCATTAGTGAGAAATCGTTACGCTCTCTGCATTCGGGTGTTTTGGTAGAAACGACAGAATTTCTGATCTTTCGCAATCTGAGTGATTCCTAAACGTGCAAAACAAGATTGGATTGCACCAAATGGACTTTGAATCTGATGTGGAGTATTTACCACAGCGTTTGTCTGATCCACGACTGCAGAAAACACACGGTGAGTTGCTGGTTTCATCTCCAGCGTTTACATTAGTCTTTCTGCATGTTACACTGAAGAACTAATGCAAAGAGACGGTTTAATTGAAGATTTATTTCATCAGGAGCTGTTATCTTCTGTGATCTGAGGAGGAGAGATGGAGAAGACGGCAGTAAGTTTCCctcatattgtttgttttttagagaTTTAACTGCATTTctcattttcagttttatttaatcaaacttttttttttctccagatcATCTTGTCAGCTTTTCTCCCAGTTATATTGTGCTGTGATTGCAGTCATAGTGTAGACAAACCGTTCGACTGTTCTGACATCTACAAATCAGGACAAAATCTGAGTGGGATTTACTCCATCTATCCAGCCGGAGACTTTCCAGTCTGGGTTTACTGTCAGATGGTCTCAGAAGGGAAAGATGAAGACAAAGGAGGATGGACGGTACGAGTGTGACTTTAGAAACACTCAGGACTGAAAATATACTTGAGTACAATCAGTTGCCAGAATATTTGGTGCATGTAGAGGAAGAGTATGAGTTATAAACTAGGCTAAGTACACTGCAAATGAGTTCTCACTTATGAGcctttgtcttgtttgtagtccacatatttaaaaatacttaaatgaaGAAGCGTGTTTTGAcaagatataaatattgtcttgacttaagaaataatgagtcaaaattaagcaagttttttaatataataagcaaaataatctgactgAGGTAatctaaataatgtaaaataaaaaaaagatgattctgcttcccccattggcagattatttggcttATTTTAATGAAAAGCGCACAGAATTATGAtatatttcttaaatcaagacaagATTTTTTGCATGTCtaggaaatgcttcttgatttaagagttatTTAGATATTTGATTATAAACGAGACTAAAACTCTAGGTAAGAACTCATTTGCAGTGCACTTTGAGTAGTTtagaacagatacttttactcgcactaAACTTGCAGCATACAAGtaaaaaaacctttctaaaagCAGTGCCAGtaagttaaaaaacaaaattgtgcAACATTTCTTTTATTTGCTGTGTTACtcaaatttacacattttttaacctTGAGAGCCTTTGATATCTGTTATTTTATATAAAGGAAACACTGAGAGATACAAAGAGAATCTGGAGTTTACTTTTAAAACCTGCTGGATCATATTTGCAAGTCAAAACAAATGGTTGAAAATAAATGCTAAATCGTCCTGTTGTTTGACGGCTAAAAGGTGAACTTTGCCCTGGATAATGCAATGAgtgtccagcaggtggcgccatAGCCCAAACTCCTGCAGCACTGACGGAATACATTTAATTCATGTGAGAAAACATGAGATTCTGTAATGCATTTAGTGATCAGTCAAGGTCCTTTGCTGATTAACAGTCCCTCACTTGCTGAGTGTAATGATTTTTtgtcttggacacttttaattaGGAATGTCCCAATCAGGatttttgccctcgagtctgagtcatttgattttgagtatctaccaatacTGAAACCccatccgatacttctataacacataaaaaaagaataaagagcaaagaaacagatccaggatgttccttattttttatttaattgaccaTATTTTAAGGTTTGTTTAACAACAAACAGCACTTCTGTGAGGGAGCTTGACCAATCAAGttataaataacatcaattcttcacttctGGACTGTAGTGCAAaggtaaatttatttaaaaaaatctaatataaaaacaataagcacctcagcttaaaatacccagcaggtcaagtttacatatctcagttTGCTAAGGCAGTGTTGACTTTATAGTAACTCCAGACCGCAGACAAACTCACACTTTCctcttcaagctgcttccatgttctactttgccggcatttacccaacagcatctctgcaacaaagtgatgtcatgtcgCATGTGTTGCTGtatctgtgtgaagtcaagaaagagttatgtatatatatatatatatacatacagttgaagtcattttCCCAATGATGTTggacagattgaggaaatgttcacagtatgtctgataatatttgttcttctggagaaagtctgatttgttttatttctgctagaataaaagcagtttttaattgtttaaacaccattttaagctcaatattattcgcccctttcaGCGATAtatttctgatagtctacagaacaaaccatcattatacaatgacttgcctaattaccctaactttaccctaattaccctagtgaagcctttaaatgtgactttaagctgtatagaagtgtcttgaagaatatctagtctaatattatttactgtcatcatgacaaagagaaaataaatcagttattagagatgagttattaacactgttatgattagagatgtgttgaggaaatctgctctccgctaacagaaattgggggctaataattccgacttcaactgtgtatatatatatataaattagagtCCTGATTGAAGGAAACGTCCGATTCCGATCCAGTCTGAAACTGCGTGATCTGGATATCCCCACTTTTAATGTTTCACACTGCACCAGTTCTAATTTTATCTGATTTATAATGTCTTGAAGACGTAGTGagtgcaggttgaaggaaaatagctCAGTAATAATACTGATGCTGCACCTTTAATgttctcaagtaaaagtacacatttttaaactacttagtaaagtgTAAACACATTATATATAAACCCATCACAGGTGATTCAGAGGAGGATGGACGGCAGTGTGAATTTCTATCGGCCGTGGAGAGACTACAAGAGAGGATTCGGGAAAGTGGAGGGAGAATACTGGCTGGGTGAGATCTGACATCCGTCTGTGTGAGTGTTTAGGTCCAGTGACTGGTTCAACACGttcttcgtgtgtgtgtgtgtgtgtgtgtgtgtgaacagggtTGGAGAACCTCTACCAGCTGACACGGCACAAGAAGTTCATGCTGAGAGTGGATCTGGAGGACTTTGAAGGAAGGAGAGGTTTCGCTCAGTACTCGTCCTTCTCTGTGGGTTGTGAATGTGAAGGATATAAACTGCAGGTTTCTGGATTCACTGATGGAGGAGCAGGTacaacactttcattcacactcatgaTAACTCATTTCTGTGGAGTTGTTGTCCTCAGTGATCTTATCGTGTTCTTTCAGGTGATTGTTTATCTGGCCATAATGACCTGAAATTCTCCACCTTTGACAAAGACCAGGACACTCATGAAAAGAGCTGCGCCAAAGAGTATCTCGGGGGATTTTGGTATGGATCCTGTCATAATACAAACCCCAACGGTGTGTATTTATGGGGAGAAGATCCCACTCATTACGCCATTGGTGTCTGCTGGTCAACCTGGAAGAATTATGCAGTCAGTATGAAAACCTTCAGCATGAAGATCAAACGCGTGTCTTAGAAAAATACTGTGCATCTAAAGGAGAACGTCAGACTTTTCACCTCGGTTTGGAATATTTTAAGTTatgtgtgatgatgatgatgatgatgatgatgctgcaGTTGGTGTCCTGCATCAGAACTTTTCTTTGATTACAGTGTTTCCTCACACAGTGAATGCAGACACTGAGATTTACAGGATTCTGTCCTGACGTCTGAAAAAATGTTCAGCTTCAGTTCAGTCATGTTGTGCCTACAATGAAAACACAATACTGTATCTATGCTACAAACGCAGATATTTGAAGACTGTAAGCTGGTGAAGTGTGCTGTGGTTTCCACAAGGAGGCGCCATACACACGGTGTCCTGGTGTTAAATGTGTGTTCTGTAGACAGCGGAGAAGCCAAAGCTGAGAGACAGTTTGCTACTTGGGACTTTTCTAGAGCCTTTGTGTGGGATGCTTTTGAGCCTCCCTGTCATTTGTCATCGCTTACATAAActattcataataaataaataaatggatttttCATAATGTACTATAAAGACAAGTCGAGCTCTCTTGTCATTCActatgtgtggacatacagtgcAATGAAATACATGTCTCGCAGGACCATGGTGTGACATAAttaaacataatcataaatatatGCACGTATCATGTCTGAGACCCCCAACAAACTGCTTGTGAAAGAGTTGAATTGACTTTCTCTTCATGAGGTTCCTTGAACAGCAGTGAGAGTGTAAAACAATCAGAATCCAGTGCATTAAATGAGCATAAGTGTTCAGTCAGTTGATCAAGCCTAAAACGAGATGGAAAGATGTTTAACTGTGTCTTGAGGAGCCGCGAGCGAACACTGAAAACTcagaaaatactgtggtaaagtAAATGATCATATTGAAGACAACTGGTGAGGCACTATGCACCttaatgcagtgattcttgtcTGGCTTGAGATCTACTTTATACTGTGGCTTAACCAGGACTCGAAGATCTTAAATACGGCGAGTTTACAATGTCAAGACAGTACACCAGAAGCATCAGCGGGGTCTTAGcgcaaattaaaagtctgtgtgcatataactcattgctgtttgtgtttgtgccACTCATAAACTGATCTCTGATCATTCATATCACTAACCGCCAGCTTTCAAATGCGCTAAAATGAAGGAGTTGATgatagaagtgtgtgtgtttacaatctttattttcattttcctgTTCTTTagatgaacaattaatctgtgcaagttattCCACTAAATAGCTGTCTGGTTAATCTTCAGTCTGAGCATCTGCGTTTGTATTGGCTCATCCTCTGTTGACGTCTGTTTGACATTTGACATTTGACTGTTTGTCTATTTGACAGCCACAATATTCATAGCCACGCCTCTCTTACCATTAGTTGGccatgagggaatgatgtgcaaaaagaaagcccctccCCCTGCTCAATATATTCAATATAGTTTGAAAATAAATTCCTGCAGTAGTGTCTGGATGCAGCCCTGATAATGCAAGCTGAGAAATCtgagagatgcaatgtcagacacaatgcactcagtgaAGCGAGTGATGTCACTCTGAGGGGCGGAGTTAAGAgtgcgcattaaaaagcattgcacgCTGCTCAGATTGCAACTGCACCAGGTCTACATCCAGACACATCCTCTGGGTTTTTGAGGATTCCCCTAAAAAGGTTTTGACACAGAGCACGAGACTCAGCATCAGCTATTTAAAGGAGCGTTTGAGTTATTTCCAGCTGAACACACACGGTGAGTGACTTATTCTGTAGAGCGAGATTATACGAAGAAATAACCTGCAACAATAAGAAGGTGTGAGTGAAGCTCTTTTACATCTCTTGTAGATAAACTGAGCTGTTGAGGAGAGAGTGAGAAGATGGCAGTAAGTTCTGTGGCTGTTTTATTCCTTGTGACGATCACATTTACACACGCCATTTTGTCTCGTATTGGTGATTTCTTTCTTCATGACTTTAGATCGTGCTGTTCTTGGCGACGCTTCTCTCTGCTGCTTTGGCCAGTGACTGTACATCCATGCCCTTCGACTGTTCTGACATCTACAAATCAGGAGAAACTCTCAGTGGGGTTTACACCATCTATCCAGCCGGGGAAACTCCAGTCTGGGTTTACTGTCAGATGCTCTCAGATGGGAAAGATGAAGAGAACGGAGGATGGACGGTACGAGTGTGACTTTAGATAATCAAACACTCAGGGGGTTGAGGAGTGGATCTTGTTCATTGAAAGAAAATTGTAAAGATGCTACGACCACTCAcatgtaaaatcaaaatcaataaaaaacttAATCACAAAAAAAGAACACACACGATGAATAACACATTATATATAAACCCATTACAGGTGATTCAGAGGAGGATGGACGGCAGTGTGAATTTCTATCGGCCGTGGAGAGACTACAAGAGAGGATTCGGGAATGTGGAGGGAGAATACTGGCTGGGTGAGATCTGACATCCGTCTGTGAGTGTTCATGTCCAGGGTTTGGTTCAACatgttctttgtgtgtgtgtttgtgtgtgtgtgtgtgtgtgtttgtgtgtgtgaacaggaCTAGAGAACCTCTACCAGCTGACACGACACAAGAAGTTCATGCTGAGAGTGGATCTGGAGGACTTTGAAGGAAGGAGAGGTTTCGCTCAGTACTCGTCCTTCTCTGTGGGTTGTGAATGTGAAGGATATAAACTGCAGGTGTCTGGATTCACTGATGGAGGAGCAGGTACAACACTTTCATTATTTAAAACTCATTTCTGTTGAGATGTTGTCCTCAGTGATCTTCTTCTCTCAGGCGACTCTTTATCTCCCCATAATGGAATGAAGTTCTCCACCTTTGACAAAGACCAAGACACATATGAAAAGAACTGTGCTAAAGAGTTTCTCGGGGGATTTTGGTACTCATCCTGTCACAATACGAACCCCAACGCTGTGTATTTATGGGAAGAAGATGTAACTCATCATGCCATTGGTGTGTCTTGGTACAGCTGGAAAGGGACTCACGCTGTCAGTATGAAAACCATCAGCATGAAGATCAAACAAGTGCCTTAGAAACATGATAGAGCTTTTGAAAGGGAAACATCTTCAGGCGTATCTGAAATGTCATGTCTTTGAAATGTATAACTGTTGGTGTAATGATGTGATTTTTCACTCAAAGCTTCAATAAACTCCTGTAGTAAATGCAGACTTGTGCAAATTTAAGAGATTCTGTCTTGCCGttctttaaaacaatataaacGTCTCCAGCATCCGGCAGATATACTCCTTGTGGAACATCAGAAAAGTCTCTAGAATAACTAAGACCTCATAACAATGGTTCATGAATAGGCAGTGTTCACCATGATGCACAGATGAGTGGTGATGCTGGAAATGTCAAAAATCAACATCAAAAGTACATAACACcttaaaaatcaacaacaaacaTACATAACACCTTTGCTAATTGCATGGCATAATTTGTGCACAGTACAAGAATTGTTAATGAGTACTGCACTTTTCTGACAGTGTTTTCTCAAAGATAACACCAAACCAGAAAGGAAGAGCTTGTAAAGATGGTTGTTGCTCAAAGGCATACAGCTCCCACTGAGAGTTAATGAGAATTAATATTTACCCATCatattgttttattaacatctaccctaaatctaaccctcacagtaaattaaatacagtaattattATACTGTGTCACAAAATGCTGAAGCATCTGAAGCTTAGACTTTACTATTAAACGCAAACAGATGGGCTATTAACTAAATAACTTTAAGGGTTATTATTTAACTGACTTTTCGGACTGAAAAGAGGTTAATGCTGGCACAAACAAAACAGATGATTAAACTGAGCAGAAAGTCCAGAACTGTGTTTGCTGGACAGGAGTGAGCAGTTCTGTCCAGTGGTTGTGCATTACTATTGTGGACTCTACAGTGTTGCGTTCTTCTCATGTACTCTGTTGACTTTTTCAGTGAGAGTTTCAGTGTCTAATTTTGGGGATATTTTACCTGTATATCTGActtaagcattgtttttcagataaacaagtaaacttggcttgtttttttaaatatctgcaaacatatgatggTATTTTTAATAGAGTCAAAAACATACAGCTCCTTTAATGATTTCATACGAAACACTATTAGTGTTTATGGAGAGAGATTATCAGTTTATGAGCAGATGAGCTGAATTCCTTATTTACTTTTTCAGATGTCCACTGTGGAGACGAACACATGCACACTGACACAGAAATGCCTTTCATTGCTGGAGTTTATTGACGATTATTATTGATTCATTTCAGATTTAGTGAGTTTAAAGTGACCCAAAATAGAAGAAAACAATGATTGATTTACTACACAGTTTACTACGTTTCATCACTGACAGAGAAAGGGAAACCCTTGAACCTTGATGTCATCGTTGTGTTGTTAGTTTCTTCAAACATCTAAGGCACATGCTTTATCTTCATGGTGATGGATTTCATACCAATCCCATAATTGTTCTTCCAGCCGTACCAAACGTTTCCAATGGCAAAAATGGTGGCATCTTCTCCCCACAAGTACACACCATTGGGGTTTGCATGGTGACAGTTATCGTACCAAAAGGCCCCAAGATAAAGTCTGGCGCAGCTCTTGTCAAAGTTGTCTTGGTCCTTGTCAAAGGTGCTGAACTTCATTCCATTGTGGTAGGTCATTGAGTCGCCTGCAGAGAAGAAGAACATCATTGAGGACAGGGGCATAGCAACCAGGGGGGAGAGTGGGATATATGTCcccttacactgcaaaaaatgcttttcttgtttagattttttgtcttgttagtctaaatatctaaaatttattATATCAagtagcattttttagacaagcaaaacatattgccttgttttgagaaataatatgccaataataagtgagtttttccttaaaacaagcaaaataatctgccaatggggtgagcaaaataatcttgttttttcttttgacgtaagattattttgctcaccccattggcagattattttgcttgttttaaggaaaaactgacttattattggcacattatttctcaaaacaagacaatatgttttgcttgtttagaaaattcttcttgatttaggcatttttagatatttggactagaaacaggacaaaagtaagaaaatctttttttgcagtgtacttttagagacagaccatttacATAACAGGTGATTAATGCTCAAATGTAAAAATTAGGATCTCATTCAGCTGTCCTCCCCACTTTCAAAATGTCCGCTACGCCCCTGATTGAGGACATCATGTGTATGTTTACTCAACTGTGAATGAAATGGGAATGAAAGTGTTGTACCTGCTCCTCCATCAGTGAATCCAGAAACCTGGAGCTGATATCCATCAGTTTCACAACCCACAGAGAAGGACGAGTACTGAGCGAAACCTTTCCTTCCTTCAAAGTCCTCCAGATCCACTCTCAGCATGTGATCCTTGTGGCGTGTCAGCTGGTAGAGGTTCTCCAgccctgttcacacacacacacacacacacacgtgaagaacattttaaatcaaacattgGACATTGACAGCCGAACAAACTCACCCAGCCAGTATTCTCCCTCCAAATTCCCGAATCCTCTCTTGTAGTCTCTCCACGGCCGATAGAAATTCACACTGCCGTCCATCCTCCTCTGAATCACCTGTGATGGGTTTATATATAATGTGTTATTCATTGTGTGTATTCAGATGAGTGTTTGATTAATAGTCACACTCGTACCGTCCATCCTCCGTTCTCTTCATCTTTCCCATCTGAAACCATCTGACAGTAAACCCAGACTGGAGCATCCCCGGCTGGATGAATGGTGTAAACCCCACTGAGAGTTTCTCCTGCTTTATTAAGCTCAGAACAGTCGACAGGCGAGTCTTCATCCTCACTGCATCCGTTCACCAGAACAATCGAGAGAAGAGCCACCAAAAACACCATCGACTACACAGGAGAGGAATAGATGAGCGCCATGGAAGATGCAGAAAACAGCAATATAGAGTTCACTGATGAACTTACTGTCATCATCATCTCTGCTCAGTTGATCACAGCTGAACTCAGTATTATCTGGATGAAAACACCAAAACTGTTCACATAATCTGCTTTGACATTATTTCCTTAAACATTGTGCAAGTAGCAGTAACTCACCGTTTGTGCTGTTCAATCAAACTAACACACTCTTTATATCTGCCAGAAACTCTGGCTCCTCCTGTTACTGTACATGTTTGCTTTAGACAGACACATTTTGTATGCAAATTACAATCTGTTATGCTTTAGGCATGTTGAATATGCAGCGACAGTCTGATTGTGCACAGATGCACTTTCCATATTTAGGCTCaattgtcaattcaaatttagCATTGATGTGGGATTTCATCAATGTTCCCTGTGTTGTTTGATTGCTTTAAGTACATTGCTTGCACTTATTGTCATCTCATTGTTGTTATTCTCAAATGGaagttttgcctttttttttttggattagtGTTGCTGAAACTTTAACCAGCAACAAATTGCCTTTAAATACCAAACCATGGATCTAATTGAAATGTCACACCCTGTGTTTGTAATTGCCATCATAATATTGTAGGTGTTTGTTTAAGTTAGAGAGAAAAATCATGGCAAAAGAATCCAGCTGTAATTAGGAAAGGCTGACTCTTTATTAGTGGAAAAACCATATACGGTAACTTCATTGACATTGATcacaatagtctacagaacaaaccactgttatacaatgactttcctaattaccctaactttaccctaattaccctagtgaagtctTTATagtaattagagatgagttattaacactattatgattagaaatgatctggagaaatctgctctccgttaaacagaaattgggcaaaaaataaacaagcagcctaataattcaggggggctaataattctgacttcaactgtatatgctttaTGTCATAAAAGTTGTCTTATAATATCACCCAGTAACACTGCAGGATTTTCCCAATGAGGATTTCTGTGAGTGTCTTAGggtctaaagggttaatgcagggattctcaaccggtgggcctcAGCAATACTGCAGGTGGTGCTCGAGACTTCAAATTAACTCTCAATATTATAGTATGATTTTTAGATTTCATTATTAATaggctatattaaaatgatcaaagtaatgcactttctcctgCTCTCTAATTTTCTACTTCATACTCGGAGCAAATATCGCCTCATGATCATGTCGGCAACTAGGCTAGTAAACGCAAGTCAGTTCATTCACAAACTACTGTATGCGTGGACTGAAAGTGAAggtctctctttgtgtattttggtgtgaaatatatccacatagttGGCCAAATTAATGTACTATGAGTGTTTTATAACAGACTCGTGCCCAAACAGGAGGATCTAGCAAGGCTCAATGGTGTTTCTGTcatgaatgtaaaataaacctGCATATGAGCTTCAGATGCGCTCTGCGCACTGCAGTCAGCGatctcccaataatatccagctgcaaactcaaccaCCATCAGATCCACACACTTCAACAGATTTACGGTGTTTTCCTGTATTTTACTTTCGTCTGTATATTCATGAATAGTACATattcagtcagtccagtttaaTGTAGAAGCTGGTCTTTTGTAATCTCCCTGTTGACCTGTGGTGCTCTTTgaatctgtgtatgtttttttatatttatatagttatataaactatatattattatataatatataatatcttttatatagttttagttttacatgcaattaaatttaaataaaattcgacattttcttttagaagaaaatatatataaatgagcattTCTTACAAACACTTTAGAGAAAATGTCTGGTGGGCCTTCAAAAATGACCAGAGAAGAAGTGGGCtctgaagtgaaaaaggttggGTTAATGGACAGAATGCCGTctttcaaaaaaacaacaatatattggACTACGTTTCTGCATTTATGTAAAGATATTATTTGTATACATTAGAGctgatattttaattaaattaaattcttattaaaaactttatgaaaaagtcattaaaataaaatgattaaaaacttgTCCTAAACAGAATCACTGTAATACAGCCAGTCGAACACAATGCAATTTtgtaaaatgtacaaaacaaatccattgaaattaaatttattaagtcATACTTTACATCCAAgccatttgtaatctttaaaaacacacaggactgctgaGAGGATATACAAGCGCTTATTATTCCCCTTACAGCACATCCTGGA belongs to Danio rerio strain Tuebingen ecotype United States chromosome 1, GRCz12tu, whole genome shotgun sequence and includes:
- the mfap4.5 gene encoding microfibril-associated glycoprotein 4-like isoform X1; the protein is MEKTAIILSAFLPVILCCDCSHSVDKPFDCSDIYKSGQNLSGIYSIYPAGDFPVWVYCQMVSEGKDEDKGGWTVIQRRMDGSVNFYRPWRDYKRGFGKVEGEYWLGLENLYQLTRHKKFMLRVDLEDFEGRRGFAQYSSFSVGCECEGYKLQVSGFTDGGAGDCLSGHNDLKFSTFDKDQDTHEKSCAKEYLGGFWYGSCHNTNPNGVYLWGEDPTHYAIGVCWSTWKNYAVSMKTFSMKIKRVS
- the mfap4.3 gene encoding microfibril-associated glycoprotein 4-like isoform X1 yields the protein MAIVLFLATLLSAALASDCTSMPFDCSDIYKSGETLSGVYTIYPAGETPVWVYCQMLSDGKDEENGGWTVIQRRMDGSVNFYRPWRDYKRGFGNVEGEYWLGLENLYQLTRHKKFMLRVDLEDFEGRRGFAQYSSFSVGCECEGYKLQVSGFTDGGAGDSLSPHNGMKFSTFDKDQDTYEKNCAKEFLGGFWYSSCHNTNPNAVYLWEEDVTHHAIGVSWYSWKGTHAVSMKTISMKIKQVP
- the mfap4.3 gene encoding microfibril-associated glycoprotein 4-like isoform X2; this translates as MAIVLFLATLLSAALASDCTSMPFDCSDIYKSGETLSGVYTIYPAGETPVWVYCQMLSDGKDEENGGWTVIQRRMDGSVNFYRPWRDYKRGFGNVEGEYWLGLENLYQLTRHKKFMLRVDLEDFEGRRGFAQYSSFSVGCECEGYKLQVSGFTDGGAVLHL
- the mfap4.12 gene encoding microfibril-associated glycoprotein 4, encoding MMMTSMVFLVALLSIVLVNGCSEDEDSPVDCSELNKAGETLSGVYTIHPAGDAPVWVYCQMVSDGKDEENGGWTVIQRRMDGSVNFYRPWRDYKRGFGNLEGEYWLGLENLYQLTRHKDHMLRVDLEDFEGRKGFAQYSSFSVGCETDGYQLQVSGFTDGGAGDSMTYHNGMKFSTFDKDQDNFDKSCARLYLGAFWYDNCHHANPNGVYLWGEDATIFAIGNVWYGWKNNYGIGMKSITMKIKHVP